A single window of Longimicrobium sp. DNA harbors:
- a CDS encoding methyltransferase, whose amino-acid sequence MNAPAAAPAAPPAPAAGDASSAARPGAAPAPREGPPGPGAGLPPERALVQMLMATRVQQAISVAAALGVADLLARGPRPVDELAREAGADPGALGRLLRALAAHGVFTEAGPGRFALTPLAELLRGDAPGSFRPVALWCGSVAYTVFGGLEHSVRTGEPAFDHLFGMEFFDYLERNPETGALFDAFMARQTAAVAAVLPSAYDFADIGTLVDVGGGRGELLSAILRAHPHLRGILFDRPQVAERARAALEAAGLAGRCAVVDGDLAEAVPPGGDAYLMKSIVHAAPDDEAARWLAGCRRAMGAGGRLLLVEFVLPEGNEPHPGKLMDVLMLVGTHGGRERTAAEFGALLARAGFRLTRIVPTESFYAVIEAVPA is encoded by the coding sequence ATGAACGCACCCGCCGCCGCCCCCGCAGCACCGCCCGCGCCCGCCGCCGGCGACGCCTCGTCCGCCGCGCGGCCGGGAGCGGCCCCGGCCCCGCGCGAGGGCCCGCCCGGACCGGGGGCGGGGCTCCCGCCCGAGCGCGCGCTGGTGCAGATGCTGATGGCCACGCGGGTGCAGCAGGCGATCTCGGTGGCCGCGGCGCTGGGCGTGGCCGACCTCCTGGCCCGGGGGCCGCGCCCCGTGGACGAGCTGGCCCGCGAGGCCGGGGCGGACCCCGGGGCGCTGGGGCGGCTCCTGCGCGCGCTGGCGGCCCACGGCGTGTTCACCGAGGCCGGGCCGGGGCGCTTCGCGCTGACCCCGCTGGCCGAGCTCCTGCGCGGCGACGCGCCCGGCTCGTTCCGCCCCGTGGCCCTGTGGTGCGGCAGCGTGGCGTACACGGTGTTCGGCGGGCTGGAGCACAGCGTCCGCACCGGCGAGCCCGCGTTCGACCACCTCTTCGGGATGGAGTTCTTCGACTACCTGGAGCGCAACCCCGAGACCGGGGCGCTCTTCGACGCCTTCATGGCGCGGCAGACCGCGGCGGTGGCCGCGGTCCTTCCCTCCGCCTACGACTTCGCGGACATCGGCACGCTGGTGGACGTGGGCGGCGGGCGGGGCGAGCTGCTCTCCGCCATCCTCCGCGCCCACCCGCACCTGCGCGGCATCCTCTTCGACCGCCCGCAGGTGGCCGAACGCGCCCGCGCGGCGCTGGAGGCGGCCGGGCTGGCCGGCCGCTGCGCGGTGGTGGACGGCGACCTGGCCGAAGCGGTTCCACCGGGCGGCGACGCGTACCTGATGAAGAGCATCGTGCACGCCGCCCCCGACGACGAGGCGGCCCGCTGGCTGGCCGGCTGCCGCCGCGCCATGGGCGCCGGCGGCCGGCTGCTGCTGGTCGAGTTCGTCCTCCCCGAGGGGAACGAGCCGCACCCGGGAAAGCTGATGGACGTGCTGATGCTGGTGGGAACGCACGGCGGGCGCGAGCGCACCGCGGCCGAGTTCGGCGCGCTCCTGGCGCGCGCGGGCTTCCGCCTGACCCGGATCGTTCCCACCGAGTCGTTCTACGCCGTCATCGAAGCCGTGCCCGCGTGA
- a CDS encoding FAD-binding oxidoreductase gives MATILEPATATVDSAGAEALRRGLRGALLLPGDAGYDAARKVWNAGIDRAPGLVVRCAGPADVMRAVEFAGDRGLPVAVRGGGHSMAGHGVCDGGMMLDLSPMKGVRVDPARRTAQVQGGVLWGELDHETQAHGLATTGGKVTTIGVAGLTLGGGYGWLMRRHGLACDNLLSVDVVTADGRLRTVGPGRDEELFWGLRGGGGNFGVATSLEFRLHPVGPVVLGGLLLYPAADAGELLRYYRGFMEDAPDELLVLLAFKPAPPAPFVPRHLHGAPTVIVAACWAGPPAQGERALAPLRAFGRPIVDRMGPMPYQRVQRLLDGAAVPGYHVAVRSDHLARLDDACIDTLVDQAAGMTSPLSVVVLIPLGGAVARVGEDDTAFSHRATAFDYAVYSLWDDPADQARHVRWAEEFGAAMRPFSTGVYVNEMGDEGGARVRAAYNPRTWARLVELKRRYDPENLFPYNQNVPPEG, from the coding sequence ATGGCCACCATCCTCGAGCCCGCCACCGCCACGGTCGACTCCGCCGGCGCCGAAGCGCTGCGCAGGGGGCTGCGCGGCGCGCTCCTTCTGCCGGGCGACGCGGGATACGACGCGGCGCGCAAGGTGTGGAACGCCGGGATCGACCGCGCGCCCGGCCTGGTCGTGCGCTGCGCGGGCCCCGCCGACGTGATGCGGGCCGTGGAGTTCGCCGGCGACCGGGGGCTTCCCGTGGCGGTGCGCGGCGGGGGGCACAGCATGGCCGGACACGGCGTGTGCGACGGCGGGATGATGCTCGACCTGTCGCCGATGAAGGGGGTGCGCGTGGACCCGGCGCGGCGGACGGCGCAGGTGCAGGGAGGCGTCCTCTGGGGCGAGCTGGACCACGAGACGCAGGCGCACGGGCTGGCCACCACGGGGGGAAAGGTCACCACCATCGGCGTGGCCGGGCTTACGCTGGGCGGCGGCTACGGGTGGCTCATGCGCAGGCACGGCCTGGCCTGCGACAACCTCCTCTCGGTGGACGTGGTGACCGCCGACGGCCGGCTCCGCACCGTGGGCCCGGGCCGCGACGAGGAGCTGTTCTGGGGGCTGCGCGGCGGGGGCGGCAACTTCGGCGTGGCCACCTCGCTGGAGTTCCGGCTGCACCCGGTGGGCCCGGTGGTGCTCGGCGGGCTCCTCCTCTATCCGGCCGCGGACGCGGGCGAGCTGCTCCGCTACTACCGCGGCTTCATGGAGGACGCTCCCGACGAGCTCCTGGTGCTGCTGGCGTTCAAGCCGGCGCCCCCGGCGCCCTTCGTCCCGCGTCACCTGCACGGCGCGCCCACCGTCATCGTGGCCGCCTGCTGGGCGGGGCCGCCGGCCCAGGGCGAGCGGGCGCTGGCCCCGCTGCGGGCGTTCGGCAGGCCGATCGTGGACCGGATGGGGCCCATGCCCTACCAGCGGGTGCAGCGTCTCCTCGACGGGGCGGCGGTTCCCGGCTACCACGTGGCGGTGCGCTCCGACCACCTGGCGCGGCTGGACGACGCCTGCATCGACACGCTTGTGGACCAGGCCGCCGGGATGACCTCGCCGCTCTCGGTGGTGGTGCTGATCCCGCTGGGGGGCGCCGTGGCGCGCGTGGGCGAGGACGACACCGCCTTCAGCCACCGCGCGACGGCGTTCGACTACGCGGTCTACTCGCTCTGGGACGACCCCGCCGACCAGGCGCGGCACGTCCGCTGGGCCGAGGAGTTCGGCGCCGCGATGCGGCCGTTCTCCACCGGCGTGTACGTGAACGAGATGGGCGACGAGGGCGGCGCCCGCGTGCGCGCCGCCTACAATCCCCGCACCTGGGCGCGGCTGGTGGAGCTGAAGCGGCGGTACGACCCGGAGAACCTCTTTCCCTACAACCAGAACGTCCCGCCGGAGGGATGA
- a CDS encoding VOC family protein has translation MATQETQVLDDRSRLEDARMASLIVYVHDLDESRAFYGDLLGLRQVVDEAAEAGSVRFDAGVTVLDLRRAADYGITLAPQRDDSSDTVFLVDDVEAVSAALETRGVTFARRRSYEIGKVIDFYDPNGHRLMLYEPSEKAMRSTSAPKMRAVWRAAGRGSAELIGPPAETVPVDAADLEARGLDGKPLIYFFVFVQDMAGANAFFEDALGFRALERTHCCNHACASDIKGVVKYDCGGVMLSTHHMHGHEAVVDDSGNPYGAKEFHPEHAKGVAPVFHVGDLGDAVWRLAQRGVSTARTVTYSQAGATARVEAPSGHLFWLYEPSDEARDGPGGRKLEEIMGAEL, from the coding sequence ATGGCGACGCAGGAAACGCAGGTCCTGGATGACCGCTCGCGCCTCGAGGACGCGCGGATGGCCTCGCTGATCGTGTACGTGCACGACCTCGACGAGTCGCGCGCGTTCTACGGCGACCTGCTGGGGCTGCGCCAGGTGGTCGACGAGGCCGCCGAGGCGGGCTCGGTCCGCTTCGACGCGGGGGTCACGGTGCTGGACCTGCGCCGCGCCGCCGACTACGGGATCACCCTTGCGCCGCAGCGCGACGACTCGTCCGACACCGTGTTCCTGGTGGACGACGTGGAAGCCGTGAGCGCCGCCCTGGAGACGCGCGGGGTGACCTTCGCCCGCCGGAGGAGCTACGAGATCGGCAAGGTGATCGACTTCTACGACCCCAACGGGCACCGGCTGATGCTGTACGAGCCCTCGGAGAAGGCCATGCGCTCCACCAGCGCGCCCAAGATGCGCGCGGTCTGGCGCGCCGCGGGGCGGGGCTCGGCCGAGCTCATCGGCCCCCCCGCCGAGACGGTGCCGGTGGACGCCGCCGACCTCGAGGCGCGGGGGCTCGACGGCAAGCCGCTCATCTACTTCTTCGTGTTCGTGCAGGACATGGCCGGCGCCAACGCCTTCTTCGAGGACGCGCTGGGGTTCAGGGCGCTGGAGCGCACCCACTGCTGCAACCACGCCTGCGCCAGCGACATCAAGGGCGTGGTCAAGTACGACTGCGGCGGGGTCATGCTGTCGACCCACCACATGCACGGGCACGAGGCGGTGGTCGACGACTCCGGGAATCCTTACGGCGCCAAGGAGTTCCACCCCGAGCACGCCAAGGGGGTGGCGCCCGTCTTCCACGTGGGCGACCTGGGCGACGCGGTGTGGCGGCTGGCGCAGCGCGGCGTTTCCACCGCGCGCACCGTCACCTACTCGCAGGCCGGGGCCACCGCACGCGTGGAGGCGCCGTCGGGGCACCTGTTCTGGCTCTACGAGCCCTCCGACGAGGCCCGCGACGGCCCCGGCGGGCGCAAGCTGGAGGAGATCATGGGCGCGGAGCTCTGA
- a CDS encoding PIG-L deacetylase family protein codes for MSVAGGNGGGDPSAYERVLVVAAHPDDPEFLFGAAVASLVHHGARVGYVVCSDGANGSRDPGAPREEIAAAREREQRDAAAALGVADVVFLGFPDGRLEPGDELRGAIAREIRRFRPDLVITHFPRRALDTPIEASHPDHVAVGEAALAAVFPDAANARARPELLREGLQPHRVKEVWIPGYERANHYVDATPFMERKIEAIRRHRSQVEGDDPRESLAWVYGWMKWAGSQGGVEYAEDFKRIRL; via the coding sequence ATGAGCGTGGCGGGCGGCAACGGCGGCGGCGACCCGTCCGCGTACGAGCGGGTGCTGGTGGTGGCGGCCCACCCCGACGACCCCGAGTTCCTCTTCGGGGCCGCGGTGGCCAGCCTGGTCCACCACGGCGCACGGGTGGGCTACGTGGTGTGCAGCGACGGCGCCAACGGCAGCCGCGACCCGGGCGCGCCGCGCGAGGAGATCGCCGCCGCGCGCGAGCGCGAGCAGCGCGACGCGGCCGCGGCGCTCGGCGTCGCCGACGTGGTGTTCCTGGGCTTCCCCGACGGGAGGCTGGAGCCCGGCGACGAGCTGCGCGGGGCCATCGCCCGCGAGATCCGGCGCTTCCGCCCCGACCTGGTCATCACCCACTTCCCCCGCCGGGCGCTCGACACCCCCATCGAGGCGTCGCACCCCGACCACGTGGCGGTGGGCGAGGCCGCGCTGGCGGCGGTGTTCCCCGACGCGGCCAACGCCCGCGCCCGCCCCGAGCTGCTGCGCGAGGGGCTGCAGCCGCACCGGGTGAAGGAGGTGTGGATCCCCGGCTACGAGCGCGCCAACCACTACGTCGACGCCACCCCCTTCATGGAGCGGAAGATCGAGGCGATCCGCCGCCACCGGAGCCAGGTGGAGGGCGACGACCCGCGCGAGTCGCTGGCCTGGGTCTACGGGTGGATGAAGTGGGCCGGGAGCCAGGGAGGCGTGGAGTACGCCGAGGACTTCAAGCGCATCCGGCTCTGA